TGGGGACCGCGTCCGGAGCATGTCCAGACCCTGATGAGAGAATTCAAACGGGAGAACCCGGACCGCGAAGCAGCGGACTATGACAGCAAAATTACCGAAGTGCGCAAAGCAATGGGGCAAGCCTACGGAGAAGGAACGGAATCACACGCAGTTATCGCCAAAGAGCTGCGCAGTCTGATCTCCGGATTCTAATGCCGATGCTTAATATTCGTTCTTATAATCTGGGGGCACTCCAGACCAATGCCTATCTTCTGACGGGGGCAGACCCTAAGCGCGGTGTCATCATTGATCCGGGTGCTAATCCAGCGGGTCTTCTCCGGGCTGCTGAGGGTATGGAGATTGAAGCGATTCTGCTGACGCATGCCCATTTCGACCATATTGCCGGGCTGCACGAGGTCCGCAAAGCCAAGAAGTGCCCGGTCTATATCCATCCGCTGGAGAGCGAATGGCTGGGCAGCCCGAAGCTGAACGGCTCCTTAATGTGGCCTGATACTACGCCTCCCATCAGCACAGATCCGGCAGAATACGATTTGGCGGAAGGCCAGATTCTCAAGCTGCTCGGCCTTTCTTTCCGTGTGCTGCATACGCCGGGACATTCGCCGGGCAGCGTCAGCTTTTTATGCGGGAATGATTTGTTCGCCGGCGATGTCTTGTTCAAAATGGGAGTAGGACGTACCGATCTTCCGGGCGGCAGAGAAGGGGATCTGATTGACTCGATCCGCGGTAAGCTTTACCGGCTGGATGAGGAAGTGAGAGTGTTCCCCGGACATGGTCCGCGAACCTCAATCGGCTATGAGAAGCTTCACAACCCTTATGTCCCGATGTAAGAGGACGCCAAAGCCGTTCCGTTTGCCGTGTAACGACATCCTCTGGCCGGATTTGACACAAACCGGGAAATTAGAGGTAGACAAGCCCAGGCCAGATTGTTACAATATGGTTAATTAAATGTAACATTTACCTCGCGAAGCACGCAGACTGTGGAATAATCCCGGTTTGCGTTCTTTTTTTTGCCTATAGATATGAATTTTTAGGGGGAAGCAGAATGAAGGATAATATGCGTTGCCAGTTGGATTATGGGGAATTGGAAGCGAAAGATTCATTGATAGCGGAGCGGAATGAAGTGAATGATCTGGACGGGAAGAGTGATACTAAGTATACGCTGTTCTGGAGCTTTCCCGGAGGCAAGGGGGCAATTCAGCCATGGAGACGCAGACTGTGGGAGCTGCAGAATAATTCTGACTCGGAATGAACGATAACTATTACATAGACGTATTACAGGTGTGACAAAAGAGATAAGGGGAGGGGCTATGGGCGACAGGACGCTGGAGATGATCAGCCAGGCACAGCAGGGTGACGCTGCTGCACTGGCCGTGCTGCTGCGGGAGCATTATCCCTTCCTGTACAAGTATCTGATCAAAGCGACGCTTGACCCTTTGCTTGCGGAAGAGATTGCTCAGGATACGATGGTCAGATGCATGGAAAAGATCGGGAGCTATAACGGGACCTCGGCATTCTCTTCATGGCTGATTACCATTGGCAGCCGGTTGTACATTGACCGTAAGCGGCGCTGGAGCCGGGAGGCACAGTGGCGGGAGAGACAGATGCAGGAGCAGGGTAACCGCAGTTTACGCTGGAGCTTTGAGAGCCGGAATATGGAGTGGAGTGAAGTGCTTGATGCCTTGTCGCGTCTATCCTCTGCGCACAGAATGGCTGTACTGCTGAAGCATTATTACGGATACAGCTACGATGAGATCGGGGAGATGCTGGAGATCCCTTCCGGAACGGTCAAATCACGGGTAGCTGCCGGACTGGGTCAACTGCGAAAGGAGCTGAATGAGGATGAGGTTTAAGAGTGACGAGGAGCTGCTGGGTAAGCTGTCCGCAGAGCTGGATCATCTGGATATGCTCTATGCCGATATTACTCCGCCCTCCCTGCCGGAGCTGGAGCAGCTAATTGCCGGGGAAGCTGTGCGCCGGAGGAAGCGGCGCCGTAAGGAACTGCTGCTATTCCTTTTGGTGGCTCTTGTAATGGTTACCATAGTGATTTCTATTCTAAGCACGGCGCCGGTGCTGTACTGGAGTCTGCAGGCGGTGTTCATCCTGAGTGCACTCGGCAGCCTGGGAGCAGCGCGGATCAGACACGGGCGGGAGGAATCATAAGCGTGAAGAAGCTGCAGGAGATACCTATTTGGCTTTGGATGATTCTTGCAGCCGTACTGCTGCTGCAGGGAACCTGGTTGTTCCGTGATGCCAGGGACAGGGGTCAGGGGATGAAGGCCTGGTTCTGGGGAATCTGGGGACTTACAGGGGCACCTTCACCGGCAGTGTGTTACCTGCTGTTTGTAGTTCTTCCAGATAAGCGCAAACGGAAGGCCGGAAGGAGCCGCTGAGACAATTGTCCATTGCCCGGGAGATAAGGAGGATAAGGTTATGAAGGATTTGAATTGGGGATTGATTGCTCCGCTGCTTGCACTGCAGGTAGTGCTGGCAATAATCGGTCTGATTTCACTGAGCAAGACAGAGCAGGTACGCGGACCGAAATGGATGTGGGTTCTGTTCTTGATATGTGGCAACCTGCTGGGCAGCGTGGCTTATTTCACACTGGGAAGGAAAGAATTCTAATGCCGCTGCTTGAGGTCAAGGATCTTCACAAGAGCTTTAAGGGGCATCCCTCGGTGAATGGCATCAGCTTTGGAATTGAAGCAGGACGCTGTGTCGCGCTGCTCGGACCCAATGGAGCCGGGAAGACTACAACGCTGCGTATGCTTGCCGGTCTTCTGCCGCAGACTGCCGGAACGATTACTTTTGACGGGTTTCCGGGGACGGATTACCGCCGGCAACTGGGTTATCTGCCGCAAGCCCCGGCTTTTTACAACTGGATGAGCGGGCACGAATATATCCTATTTTCCGCCAGGATGAGCGGCATGAGTGCACGGGAAGCGGCGGTGGCATCGGGCGTTGTGCTGGAGCGTGTGGGACTAGGCTCTGCTGCACGGCGGCGGATTGGCGGATATTCCGGGGGGATGAAGCAGCGCCTCGGGCTGGGCCAGGCCCTGGTACACCGACCGCGCCTGCTTCTGCTGGATGAGCCTGTCTCCGCGCTTGATCCTATCGGACGCCGGGAAGTCATGGAGCTGCTTAGGGACATCCGGGAGGAGACAACCGTTATTTTCTCCACGCATGTGCTGCATGATGCGGAAGAGATATGCGATGATGTCGTATTAATGAACCAGGGGACTATAGCCGTTCAAGGAACCTTGTCCAGTCTCCGCGCAGAATACAGTCTGCCGGTAATCCGACTCACTACAGGGAAGGAAGATTCGGCTATCCGCTGGTTAGAAGGGCTTAGACACAGGGATTTTATCGAAGAAGCGCTAATTTCGGATGGCAAGGCCGTGTTCAATGTCACAGATGTAGCACTCGCCCGCCGGATGCTTTTGCAGGAAGCTGTGGAGCTGGATATTCCGCTGCTGCAATTTGAAGCAGGCTCATCGACGCTGGAGGACCTGTTTATGAAGGTGGTGGGAACATGAGGAAGCTTTGGGCTCTATATTTGAAGGAGATGCTGGAGAATGTGCGCAGCTATAAGCTGATATGGGTTCCCGTGGTATTTATTGTTCTGGGAATTATGCAGCCGCTGGTCAGCTTTTATATGGCGGATATCCTGGCGTTCTCTTCCAATGTTCCGGCTGGATTGATGGAGAATATGGAGAGACCGGCCGCGTCCTCTGTAATGGCTCAGGCCTTGGGCCAGTATGGAACAATTGGAATGCTGATTCTGGTGCTGGGAACGATGAACAGCCTGGCAGGAGAGCGCAGCAGCGGCACCTCCGAGCTGTTAATGGCGAAGCCGGTCTCCTCTATATCCGTTGTTGCGGCCAAATGGACCGCGAACTTCACGGTGCTGGTTATTGCCACTGGGCTGGGGGCAGCGGGAGCGGCTTATTATACAGTACAGCTTATGGGAGCTTTATCCTGGCAGGATGTGATTGTAGCGTCCGGACTGTATGCGCTGTGGCTGCTTTGTGCGGTGTCGCTTACGCTGCTTTTCAGTGCCTGGCTGCGCGGTCCTGCTGCTGCCGGCCTAACTCTCCTGCTGGCAGCGGTCATGAGTCTCGTCCATGGCCTGTTGCCAGTTAAGCTGAACTGGATGCCTGCTGCTTTGCCCGGAATGTCTGCC
The sequence above is a segment of the Paenibacillus sp. FSL R7-0204 genome. Coding sequences within it:
- a CDS encoding MBL fold metallo-hydrolase, with the translated sequence MLNIRSYNLGALQTNAYLLTGADPKRGVIIDPGANPAGLLRAAEGMEIEAILLTHAHFDHIAGLHEVRKAKKCPVYIHPLESEWLGSPKLNGSLMWPDTTPPISTDPAEYDLAEGQILKLLGLSFRVLHTPGHSPGSVSFLCGNDLFAGDVLFKMGVGRTDLPGGREGDLIDSIRGKLYRLDEEVRVFPGHGPRTSIGYEKLHNPYVPM
- the sigY gene encoding RNA polymerase sigma factor SigY; the encoded protein is MGDRTLEMISQAQQGDAAALAVLLREHYPFLYKYLIKATLDPLLAEEIAQDTMVRCMEKIGSYNGTSAFSSWLITIGSRLYIDRKRRWSREAQWRERQMQEQGNRSLRWSFESRNMEWSEVLDALSRLSSAHRMAVLLKHYYGYSYDEIGEMLEIPSGTVKSRVAAGLGQLRKELNEDEV
- a CDS encoding DUF5345 family protein, which translates into the protein MRFKSDEELLGKLSAELDHLDMLYADITPPSLPELEQLIAGEAVRRRKRRRKELLLFLLVALVMVTIVISILSTAPVLYWSLQAVFILSALGSLGAARIRHGREES
- a CDS encoding PLD nuclease N-terminal domain-containing protein, with product MKDLNWGLIAPLLALQVVLAIIGLISLSKTEQVRGPKWMWVLFLICGNLLGSVAYFTLGRKEF
- a CDS encoding ABC transporter ATP-binding protein, whose translation is MPLLEVKDLHKSFKGHPSVNGISFGIEAGRCVALLGPNGAGKTTTLRMLAGLLPQTAGTITFDGFPGTDYRRQLGYLPQAPAFYNWMSGHEYILFSARMSGMSAREAAVASGVVLERVGLGSAARRRIGGYSGGMKQRLGLGQALVHRPRLLLLDEPVSALDPIGRREVMELLRDIREETTVIFSTHVLHDAEEICDDVVLMNQGTIAVQGTLSSLRAEYSLPVIRLTTGKEDSAIRWLEGLRHRDFIEEALISDGKAVFNVTDVALARRMLLQEAVELDIPLLQFEAGSSTLEDLFMKVVGT
- a CDS encoding ABC transporter permease subunit; translation: MRKLWALYLKEMLENVRSYKLIWVPVVFIVLGIMQPLVSFYMADILAFSSNVPAGLMENMERPAASSVMAQALGQYGTIGMLILVLGTMNSLAGERSSGTSELLMAKPVSSISVVAAKWTANFTVLVIATGLGAAGAAYYTVQLMGALSWQDVIVASGLYALWLLCAVSLTLLFSAWLRGPAAAGLTLLLAAVMSLVHGLLPVKLNWMPAALPGMSAGVLADGGTGVSLAPIVSAVLLIMICIVGASLLAGRNKLPV